A single genomic interval of Trachemys scripta elegans isolate TJP31775 chromosome 3, CAS_Tse_1.0, whole genome shotgun sequence harbors:
- the LOC117874525 gene encoding carbohydrate sulfotransferase 9-like isoform X1: MSGPCLLFAVVVSSWWGSSELPKMRFLLRLLILALLCGLSLLWWGHFLRSHPSQRRGDLEADMKDDLPLTFDTLLHVQQLRKKTLRSFCSKTAKVTKLPASQQQAAEVLSRIAVNTKLDFLYCQVPAIGLEIWEWLLEVLEEKANVTLEVPVRQPQQHGLQKRLSEYNLTAMETMLRSYTKVLFIRDPFQRLISAYMQRMADGLTFKEFIQSILNRGPQNASMEWKPLVSLCRPCLIQYDYVMMFGFLNREVHHLMRRMGLPMDVHLPEFTDSQIRSTYSWLSEQLLSELSLKERKQLAHFYRWDFAAFRFSSSLLWDLPSTEGSK, from the exons ATGTCGGGCCCATGCCTGCTCTTTGCTGTCGTTGTCAGCTCCTGGTGGGGCAGCTCAGAGTTGCCCAAGATGCGGTTCCTCCTCCGCCTGCTCATCTTGGCTCTGCTCTGCGGCCTTTCCCTCTTGTGGTGGGGGCATTTTCTCAGGAGTCACCCTTCCCAGCGAAGAG GTGATCTGGAAGCAGACATGAAGGATGATTTACCTTTGACATTTGACACCCTCCTCCATGTTCAACAGCTCAGGAAAAAGACACTGAGGTCCTTCTGCAGCAAAACTGCTAAAGTCACCAAGcttccagccagccagcaacAAGCAGCTGAGGTGCTTTCAAGGATCGCAGTGAACACCAAGCTGGATTTCCTGTATTGCCAAGTACCAGCAATTGGGCTGGAAATCTGGGAATGGCTTTTGGAGGTGCTAGAGGAGAAAGCAAATGTGACACTGGAGGTGCCAGTTCGCCAGCCCCAGCAGCATGGTCTACAGAAGCGACTCAGTGAGTACAATCTGACAGCAATGGAGACTATGCTGAGATCCTACACCAAAGTGCTGTTCATCAGGGACCCTTTCCAGAGACTCATCTCGGCTTACATGCAGAGAATGGCGGATGGCCTAACTTTCAAAGAGTTCATCCAGAGCATTTTAAACAGGGGACCCCAGAATGCCAGCATGGAGTGGAAGCCACTGGTCAGCCTGTGCCGGCCATGCCTCATCCAGTATGACTACGTGATGATGTTTGGCTTCCTCAACAGGGAGGTGCATCACCTAATGCGTCGCATGGGGCTGCCAATGGATGTCCACCTGCCCGAGTTCACAGACTCGCAGATCCGGAGCACTTATAGCTGGCTATCAGAGCAGTTACTCAGCGAGCTGTCACTTAAAGAAAGGAAGCAGCTGGCCCACTTCTATCGCTGGGACTTTGCTGCCTTCCGGTTTTCTAGCAGTTTGCTTTGGGACCTCCCCAGTACTGAAGGGAGCAAGTAA
- the LOC117874525 gene encoding carbohydrate sulfotransferase 9-like isoform X2 translates to MKDDLPLTFDTLLHVQQLRKKTLRSFCSKTAKVTKLPASQQQAAEVLSRIAVNTKLDFLYCQVPAIGLEIWEWLLEVLEEKANVTLEVPVRQPQQHGLQKRLSEYNLTAMETMLRSYTKVLFIRDPFQRLISAYMQRMADGLTFKEFIQSILNRGPQNASMEWKPLVSLCRPCLIQYDYVMMFGFLNREVHHLMRRMGLPMDVHLPEFTDSQIRSTYSWLSEQLLSELSLKERKQLAHFYRWDFAAFRFSSSLLWDLPSTEGSK, encoded by the coding sequence ATGAAGGATGATTTACCTTTGACATTTGACACCCTCCTCCATGTTCAACAGCTCAGGAAAAAGACACTGAGGTCCTTCTGCAGCAAAACTGCTAAAGTCACCAAGcttccagccagccagcaacAAGCAGCTGAGGTGCTTTCAAGGATCGCAGTGAACACCAAGCTGGATTTCCTGTATTGCCAAGTACCAGCAATTGGGCTGGAAATCTGGGAATGGCTTTTGGAGGTGCTAGAGGAGAAAGCAAATGTGACACTGGAGGTGCCAGTTCGCCAGCCCCAGCAGCATGGTCTACAGAAGCGACTCAGTGAGTACAATCTGACAGCAATGGAGACTATGCTGAGATCCTACACCAAAGTGCTGTTCATCAGGGACCCTTTCCAGAGACTCATCTCGGCTTACATGCAGAGAATGGCGGATGGCCTAACTTTCAAAGAGTTCATCCAGAGCATTTTAAACAGGGGACCCCAGAATGCCAGCATGGAGTGGAAGCCACTGGTCAGCCTGTGCCGGCCATGCCTCATCCAGTATGACTACGTGATGATGTTTGGCTTCCTCAACAGGGAGGTGCATCACCTAATGCGTCGCATGGGGCTGCCAATGGATGTCCACCTGCCCGAGTTCACAGACTCGCAGATCCGGAGCACTTATAGCTGGCTATCAGAGCAGTTACTCAGCGAGCTGTCACTTAAAGAAAGGAAGCAGCTGGCCCACTTCTATCGCTGGGACTTTGCTGCCTTCCGGTTTTCTAGCAGTTTGCTTTGGGACCTCCCCAGTACTGAAGGGAGCAAGTAA